The Impatiens glandulifera chromosome 8, dImpGla2.1, whole genome shotgun sequence genome includes a window with the following:
- the LOC124911114 gene encoding dicer-like protein 4 yields the protein MATSMEVDGDISNLSIEEVSYIANDTSEASLVPGKFSSLSVKDVYESEEGKGKDDKKDLRKIARKYQLDLCERAMKENIIVVLETGCGKTHIAVLLINKMASLIRKPQKDICVFLAHTVALAQQQAKVIQDSTDFEVGLYCGNNKHLKNRQVWEKEMETCEVFVMTPQILLHSLIHCLIRIEQIALLIFDECHYAQFDSNHPYAEIMKVFYKSDAVKLPRVFGMTASPKLGKDTSIDTLELLLHSKVVTVDNREELNEFVVSPEVKVHYYDGFQNDTIYRQKLDEIRLKCVSSLKMKEYNQNSVNNTKKALLRLQNNLIFCLQSLGVHGAYRACSLLMEGDQSVRSRLIEEKEEDNDDSLCNKYLAQAASLFGRENVEGPNAADSSIEGVLEEPFFSRKLLILVGILSNFRIQTGMKCIIFVNRIVTARSLTCILRRLSILSSWRCDFLVGVHSGSGNSSRKNMYAILEKFRSGELNLLVATKVGEEGLDIQTCCLVVRFDLPETMCSFIQSRGRARMSHSEYAILVDRGNTKEMNLVDNFMKQENEMNWEIASRTSPVATFVDFDEKAYTVASTGATLSCGSSVSLLYRYCAKLPRDEYFIPQLKLFYFDDTNGIVCSITFPSNAPIHQVVGSPQVSREESKKDACLKACKELHKLGALTDYLLPEQDDENDELDDFLGSESSNDPMFRRELHEMIVPALLKESWSLSDKSVSLNSYYIKFNPSPADREYKRFGLFLKSPLPKEAERMKLTLCLSHGRSVATEFSPFGLTEFDQKEILQAQHFQKILLKAVLDRSELIPDFISIENDEFSNISTFYLLLPVAVCKYEESMTVDWSLVRRSLSSPMFQTPTDVMNFSLNDNDLHLVNGSYSRDIVVNSLVFAPIKKIFFLVAGVVLNKDAHSLYKGSTTHVQHYKKRFGIDLSYPCQPLLKAKQLFHVDNLLRKGGCLATREKEEHFVELPPEICQLKIIGFSKDIASSMSLLPSIMHRLENLLVAIELKKRLSSSFPEGAEVSAARVLEALTTEKCAEHFSLERLEILGDAFLKFAVGRHLFLSHPLIDEGQLTRKRSNIVKNSNLFKLATMKKLQVYIRDEPFDPIQFFALGRPCTVTCDKDTEFMLHSVKPSPGTNLNVEVKCNKGHHWLYKKTIADVIESLVGAFIVDSGFKAAIAFLKWVGIQMDFEPSQVSKICQSSTVFTTLIDRANLSSIESSMGYQFHYQGLLVQAFIHPSYNNPLGGCYQRLEFLGDAVLDYLITSYLFSVYPKLTPGQLTDLRSFYVNNVAFARVSIARSFQKFILCDCPSLIESMNNYIDFVRTSSMEKCSADGPSCPKALGDLVESCIGAILLDTGFDLNCVWKILLNLMEPVTSCTKVQFNQLREFVELCQFHHWDLQFSEVKKNGKFIVEAKVLEGENILETASAINISKKGGQRVVSEQLYFKLKAKGYTCKSQSLEEILKSSDKMEPRLIGNDEAPMDVTSSDEFPIDNLKLEEVSKIIKSGHKEQQPSPSAALHNKSATSILYEICSANTWKPPSFECINESGPGHQKEFIFQVIVEIDECSQIVQAFGEPRSTKKEASCHAAEGAVWCIRNLGY from the exons ATGGCCACCTCCATGGAAGTAGATGGCGATATCAGCAACTTATCCATAGAAGAGGTGAGTTATATAGCCAATGACACCTCTGAAGCTTCATTGGTTCCAGGGAAGTTTTCGTCGCTATCGGTGAAGGATGTCTATGAATCGGAGGAAGGAAAGGGGAAGGACGATAAGAAGGACTTGAGGAAAATCGCGAGAAA GTATCAATTGGATCTTTGTGAAAGAGCTATGAAGGAAAACATAATCGTGGTTTTAGAAACTGGTTGTGGGAAGACTCACATTGCTGTTTTGCTTATTAATAAGATGGCTTCATTGATAAGAAAACCCCAAAAAGACATTTGTGTTTTCCTTGCACATACTGTTGCTCTTGCCCAGCAG CAAGCCAAAGTCATACAAGATTCTACAGATTTTGAAGTTGGGTTGTATTGCGGAAACAACAAGCATTTAAAGAATCGTCAAGTGTGGGAGAAAGAGATGGAAACATGCGAG GTTTTTGTTATGACACCACAAATATTATTGCATAGCTTAATCCATTGCCTTATTAGGATTGAGCAAATTGCTCTTCTGATTTTCGACGAATGCCATTATGCGCAATTTGATAGTAATCATCCTTATGCAGAGATCATGAAA GTATTCTATAAAAGTGATGCTGTAAAGCTGCCTCGTGTTTTTGGCATGACTGCATCTCCAAAGCTAGGGAAAG ACACTTCCATTGATACCCTTGAGCTTTTGCTTCACTCTAAG GTAGTCACAGTTGATAACAGAGAAGAGCTGAATGAATTTGTGGTATCGCCTGAAGTAAAAGTGCACTACTACGATGGTTTTCAAAATGACACAATTTACCGCCAAAAACTTGATGAAATCAGATTAAAG TGTGTGTCAAGCTTGAAAATGAAGGAATACAATCAAAACAGTGTTAATAACACAAAGAAGGCGCTCTTAAGGCTTCAGAACAACCTTATATTTTGTCTACAAAGTCTTGGCGTTCACGGAGCCTATCGA GCTTGTAGCTTGCTTATGGAAGGTGACCAATCTGTAAGAAGTAGATtgatagaagaaaaagaagaggatAACGATGACTCTTTATGCAACAAGTATCTTGCTCAGGCTGCATCGTTGTTTGGGAGGGAAAATGTTGAAg GTCCAAATGCTGCTGATTCATCCATAGAGGGTGTTCTAGAGGAACCATTTTTCTCAAGGAAGCTTTTAATACTTGTTGGAATTCTTTCCAATTTTAG GATACAAACTGGCATGAAATGTATTATATTTGTGAATAGAATTGTGACAGCAAGATCTTTGACATGCATCTTGAGACGCCTTTCAATTCTATCATCTTGGAGGTGTGATTTCCTTGTAGGAGTCCACTCTGGATCAGGGAATTCGTCTCGTAAAAATATGTATGCCATTCTCGAAAAGTTCCGCTCTGGCGAg CTAAATTTATTAGTTGCAACAAAAGTGGGTGAGGAAGGACTTGACATCCAAACCTGCTGCCTTGTTGTGCGGTTTGATCTTCCAGAAACCATGTGTAGTTTTATACAGTCTAGAGGTCGTGCACGAATGTCTCACTCGGAATATGCAATTTTGGTGGACAG AGGCAATACAAAGGAGATGAACTTAGTAGATAATTTCATGaaacaagaaaatgaaatgaaCTGGGAGATTGCATCTAGAACATCTCCAGTTGCAACATTTGttgattttgatgaaaaagCTTACACAGTTGCTTCCACTGGTGCTACTTTGAGCTGTGGATCAAGTGTGTCATTACTTTACCGCTATTGTGCTAAGCTTCCTCGAGATGA ATATTTCATTCCCCAATTGAAGCTGTTTTACTTTGATGACACAAATGGGATTGTCTGCAGTATAACCTTCCCTTCCAATGCACCAATTCACCAGGTTGTTGGGTCACCACAAGTTTCAAGAGAAGAATCTAAGAAAGATGCCTGCTTGAAAGCATGCAAAGAATTGCATAAATTGGGAGCTTTGACCGATTATCTCTTGCCAGAGCAGGATGATGAAAATGACGAATTGGACGACTTTCTCGGATCAGAAAGCTCAAATG ATCCAATGTTTCGACGAGAGCTACATGAGATGATTGTTCCGGCTTTATTAAAGGAATCATGGAGTCTGTCAGATAAATCTGTTTCTCTCAATTCCTACTATATAAAGTTCAATCCAAGTCCAGCTGATAGGGAGTACAAAAGATTTGGCTTATTCCTGAAATCTCCCCTCCCAAAAGAGGCTGAGAGAATGAAGTTAACTCTCTGCTTGTCTCATGGTAGATCTGTTGCAACGGAATTTTCCCCTTTTGGACTTACGGAATTCGATCAGAAAGAG ATATTACAGGCACAACATTTCCAGAAAATACTTTTGAAGGCCGTCCTGGACCGTTCTGAGTTGATTCCTGATTTCATTTCCATCGAAAACGATGAATTTAGTAATATTTCAACTTTCTACCTTCTACTACCTGTTGCTGTATGCAAGTACGAGGAATCCATGACTGTAGATTGGAGTCTTGTGAGAAGATCATTGTCATCGCCAATGTTTCAAACTCCAACTGATGTTATGAACTTTTCTCTGAACGACAATGATCTACATCTTGTTAATGGTTCCTATAGTAGGGACATTGTTGTAAATAGTTTGGTATTTGCTCCaatcaagaaaatatttttcttagttGCTGGTGTTGTCTTAAACAAGGATGCACACAGTTTGTACAAAGGTTCAACAACTCATGTTCAACATTATAAGAAAAG GTTTGGAATCGATCTTTCCTATCCTTGTCAACCTCTTTTGAAAGCCAAACAGCTCTTTCATGTGGACAATTTACTGCGGAAAGGGGGTTGCTTAG CAACTCGCGAAAAAGAGGAACACTTTGTTGAATTACCTCCTGAGATTTGTCAGTTGAAGATCATTGGGTTTTCTAAAGATATAGCAAGCTCCATGTCTTTGTTACCATCAATCATGCATCGCCTTGAGAATTTGCTTGTTGCAATTGAGTTGAAGAAGAGATTATCTTCTTCATTTCCTGAGGGTGCTGAGGTCTCCGCTGCTCGT GTTCTGGAAGCTCTCACTACTGAGAAATGCGCTGAGCACTTCTCCCTTGAGAGGCTTGAAATTCTTGGGGACGCTTTCCTCAAATTTGCAGTTGGAAGGCACCTGTTTCTCTCTCACCCATTAATCGACGAAGGACAGTTAACAAGAAAACGTTCTAATATagtaaaaaattcaaatctgTTCAAGCTAGCCACAATGAAGAAATTACAG GTCTACATACGCGACGAGCCATTTGATCCCATCCAATTTTTCGCGCTAGGCCGTCCTTGCACAGTTACATGTGACAAGGATACAGAATTTATGTTACATTCTGTTAAACCTAGTCCAGGAACCAATCTGAATGTCGAGGTAAAATGCAATAAAGGTCACCATTGGTTGTATAAGAAAACCATAGCCGACGTTATTGAGAGTCTTGTAGGAGCATTTATAGTTGACAGTGGATTCAAGGCTGCAATAGCGTTTCTTAAATGGGTTGGGATACAAATGGATTTTGAGCCCTCTCAAGTTAGTAAAATATGCCAATCAAGCACAGTTTTTACTACACTTATTGATCGTGCCAACCTTTCCTCTATAGAGAGTTCAATGGGGTATCAGTTTCATTATCAAGGTCTGCTTGTACAGGCTTTCATTCATCCTTCTTACAACAACCCATTGGGAGGCTGTTATCAG AGACTGGAGTTTCTTGGAGATGCTGTTTTGGACTATTTAATCACATCCTATTTATTTTCAGTATATCCAAAACTGACGCCTGGTCAATTGACAGACCTGAGGtctttttatgtaaataatGTTGCCTTTGCCCGCGTTTCCATAGCTAGatcatttcaaaaatttattctCTGTGACTGTCCTAGTCTCATTGAATCAATGAACAACTATATCGACTTTGTTAGAACATCCTCCATGGAAAAGTGCTCTGCAGATGGTCCAAGTTGCCCAAAG GCTTTAGGAGACCTAGTGGAATCCTGCATAGGTGCAATTCTCCTCGATACTGGCTTTGACTTGAACTGCGTGTGGAAGATCTTACTCAACTTAATGGAGCCTGTTACAAGCTGTACAAAGGTGCAGTTTAATCAACTGAGGGAATTTGTAGAACTTTGTCAGTTCCATCATTGGGACCTGCAGTTTTcagaagttaaaaaaaatggaaaatttatCGTGGAAGCTAAAGTACTAGAAGGAGAGAATATTTTGGAAACTGCTTCTGCTATCAATATCAGCAAAAAAGGCGGCCAAAGAGTGGTTTCTGAGCAGCTATACTTTAAACTTAAG GCTAAGGGATACACATGCAAATCCCAGTCTTTGGAGGAGATCTTGAAATCATCTGATAAAATGGAACCAAGATTGATAGGAAATGATGAAGCACCGATGGATGTCACTTCTTCAGATGAATTTCCAATTGATAACTTGAAACTAGAGGAAGTATCAAAGATAATTAAATCTGGACACAAAGAACAACAACCTTCTCCTTCTG CTGCTTTGCACAATAAGTCAGCAACATCAATTCTGTACGAGATTTGTAGTGCCAACACTTGGAAACCTCCTTCTTTTGAATGCATCAATGAATCTGGACCAGGTCACCAAAAAGA ATTCATTTTCCAAGTGATAGTTGAAATCGATGAATGCTCACAAATTGTTCAAGCTTTTGGGGAACCTAGGTCGACAAA